The sequence TTATGTGGTTCAACTGGCAACAGTTATCCCAATGACAATTAAGGGGAAGGCTGGGGAAATCTCCATTCTCCAGCAAACCCCGCATTCCCTCTTTTGGGACTTTGATGCTATAGGTTATATTTTTATGGGATTTGCCACTCTTTTTGCAGTACCCATTTTTGAAAAACAAGGATTCCAAAAATGGGTGCGGTATTCTTTAATTGCGCATGCCCTGGCCACCCCGATGATTACATTTGTTTATTTCTACCCAACCTATTCGGAAAAGCTGTTACTCGTTGGAATACCCTGGGGAATTACAGCGCCACTCTTCATGTTATTGTTAGCCCTTTTTTTCAGAAAAAAACGCCAGGGAATTGAAGTGATTACGAAATAAAATATTTTTGGGAATGGTGGAACTGAGTCCCATCAGGTTCTACACAAACGCCTTGACCATATAAAAAACAATAGCAAGTTTCGGATTGGCAGGCAGCACTAACATCTCGACATTTGTATCCTTAAATGCTGTCAGATGAACGAACAACAACAATTGAATTATAACCGTATCGCCGAAGCCATTGGATACATCAGGGCCAACTTCAAGGAGCAGCCGAGCCTGGAACAGGTGGCGGAACAGGTACACCTCAGCCCCTTCCACTTTCAACGCCTGTTTAGCGAATGGGCAGGAACAAGTCCAAAGAAATTCCTGCAATACATTAGCGTGGAACACGCCAAGGACTTATTGAAAGCGAATAAAAATTCCATTACAGACATTGCCTGGGAAACCGGACTCTCTGGCTCCAGCCGGCTCCACGACCTCTTCATCAACATTGAAGGCATGACACCCGCAGAATATAAACAAGGCGGAAAAAACCTGGCCATCAATTACAGTTTTGCTGAAAGTCCATTTGGTAATATCATTGTAGCATCAACCCTGAAAGGCGTTTGTTATATGGCTTTCAATGAGGATGAATCAGCAGCGCTGAAAGACCTGGCCAACAAATTCCCTAATGCCAGTTTCACCCGGAAACTGGACCTCCTGCAGCAGAATGCCTTATTTATTTTCCAGCATGACTGGAGTAAACTCCACCAGATCAAACTGCACCTAAAGGGAACTGATTTCCAATTAAAGGTCTGGGAGGCCTTGCTGAAAATCCCCATGGGACAATTATCCACCTATGGAGATATAGCACAACAGATTAACCAACCAAATGCTTCAAGGGCCGTCGGGACAGCCATTGGCAGTAACCCGGTCGCATTCCTGATCCCCTGCCATCGTGTGATACAATCCACCGGTTTATTTGGCGGGTACATGTGGGGGAAAACCCGAAAGGCTGCCATTATTGGCTGGGAAGGAGCGAGAATTTCTACTGATCATTAAACTATGATCCATCATATTGATATCGGCAGAACCAAATTAAAAAGCTGGATCAAACAAAAACTGATCAATTTTGGTGGTAATCGTACATTTAAAATTTACGGGACATTACAGTGCTCATCAGGCAAAAGGATGCTGCTGAAAAACAGGGTTTTCTTTTTTTCAGAAGAAGACGCTATTAAAAATGGTTATCGTCCCTGTGGTCATTGCATGAAAGCTGCGTACAAAAAATG comes from Flavihumibacter fluvii and encodes:
- a CDS encoding methylated-DNA--[protein]-cysteine S-methyltransferase, whose protein sequence is MNEQQQLNYNRIAEAIGYIRANFKEQPSLEQVAEQVHLSPFHFQRLFSEWAGTSPKKFLQYISVEHAKDLLKANKNSITDIAWETGLSGSSRLHDLFINIEGMTPAEYKQGGKNLAINYSFAESPFGNIIVASTLKGVCYMAFNEDESAALKDLANKFPNASFTRKLDLLQQNALFIFQHDWSKLHQIKLHLKGTDFQLKVWEALLKIPMGQLSTYGDIAQQINQPNASRAVGTAIGSNPVAFLIPCHRVIQSTGLFGGYMWGKTRKAAIIGWEGARISTDH
- a CDS encoding Ada metal-binding domain-containing protein produces the protein MIHHIDIGRTKLKSWIKQKLINFGGNRTFKIYGTLQCSSGKRMLLKNRVFFFSEEDAIKNGYRPCGHCMKAAYKKWKDGIIRN